A region from the Curtobacterium sp. MCBA15_012 genome encodes:
- a CDS encoding 1,4-dihydroxy-2-naphthoyl-CoA synthase, whose protein sequence is MAAPVSDLFDPDVWTVAPIAEQFTDITYHKHVSHGIVRVAFDRPEVRNAFRPRTVDELYRALDDARQDPRVGVVLLTGNGPSPKDGGWAFCSGGDQRIRGRSGYQYVGDDGAPPEGIDPAAAQASMGRLHILEVQRLIRMMPKVVIAVVPGWAAGGGHSLHAICDLTIASAEHGKFKQTDADVGSFDGGYGSAYYARQIGQKLAREVFFLAEEYSAQRAYEMGAVNKVVPHAVLEREAIRWGETILGKSPTAIRMLKYAFNAVDDGMVGQQVFAGEATRLAYGSDEAVEGRDSFLQKREPDWTAFPWHY, encoded by the coding sequence ATGGCTGCCCCCGTCTCCGACCTGTTCGACCCCGACGTCTGGACCGTGGCTCCGATCGCGGAGCAGTTCACCGACATCACGTACCACAAGCACGTGTCGCATGGCATCGTCCGCGTCGCGTTCGACCGGCCCGAGGTACGCAACGCGTTCCGGCCGCGCACGGTCGACGAGCTGTACCGCGCCCTCGACGACGCCCGCCAGGACCCCCGGGTCGGCGTCGTCCTGCTCACGGGCAACGGCCCGAGCCCGAAGGACGGCGGCTGGGCGTTCTGCTCCGGCGGCGACCAGCGCATCCGTGGGCGGAGCGGGTACCAGTACGTCGGCGACGACGGCGCCCCGCCCGAGGGCATCGACCCGGCAGCGGCGCAGGCCTCGATGGGGCGCCTGCACATCCTCGAGGTCCAGCGGCTCATCCGGATGATGCCCAAGGTCGTCATCGCGGTCGTCCCGGGGTGGGCAGCCGGCGGCGGGCACTCCCTGCACGCGATCTGCGACCTCACGATCGCGAGCGCCGAGCACGGGAAGTTCAAGCAGACCGACGCCGACGTGGGCTCCTTCGACGGCGGGTACGGCAGTGCCTACTACGCCCGTCAGATCGGACAGAAGCTCGCGCGTGAGGTCTTCTTCCTCGCCGAGGAGTACTCCGCCCAGCGCGCGTACGAGATGGGCGCGGTCAACAAGGTGGTCCCGCACGCCGTGCTCGAGCGCGAGGCGATCCGCTGGGGCGAGACGATCCTGGGCAAGTCGCCGACCGCGATCCGGATGCTCAAGTACGCCTTCAACGCCGTCGACGACGGCATGGTCGGGCAGCAGGTCTTCGCGGGCGAGGCCACGCGCCTGGCCTACGGCTCGGACGAGGCGGTCGAGGGTCGCGACTCGTTCCTGCAGAAGCGCGAGCCCGACTGGACCGCCTTCCCCTGGCACTACTGA